In one Trichlorobacter lovleyi SZ genomic region, the following are encoded:
- a CDS encoding methyl-accepting chemotaxis protein — protein sequence MSRCSHCKTYSVFGFLLGVGAPLGWLLLRLILFNDPGQTIFEQLIGDIVKDAEHRLLYLYMGVGTSFVLGTVGFLIGRTGDELQQRAHELDELHQEVASQKEVFENRFKVLDSNVKNFHQISSKIQTSLNLEEVLLLCAEGLHDVLGYERVNILMTTKNGRSLRFVTATGSLSRDIDGLELPLDSSIGVIYRSISERKPYLIDDITRYDESYHLQPPHDRIEVLRSKNFIICPMVVKGEALGAFAIDNKHSRRALNESDLDTIMLFADQVANSITRINLLTSIDTLTSELESSFSFLLSHRDQYSRNVEELKASIESVVDGAAVIASAAEGSTASVDETSTAVNEISVAIEEVSRNLDTLAGIVHQSASAMEEITGNITSVERSAAISHEVSSQVQAQTEEGRTAVNETIGSLAEIQHSVEESYAGITRLAEKSTRIENIVNVINDITKRTNLLALNASIIAAQAGEYGKSFGVVADEIRNLSLQTGHSTGEITGIIDEIMFESRHAADNITATKGLVVRGVELGHVMGETLQAIYDRSVCSMEMTSEIKQATEEQSLSVQMVARSMEDISSMTSQIFNGSKDQAKATRSIARAIETVKEMAHEMVQSTSSQVEDGRRIRRTVESVSAMVYQMFDNMEARRAQSSEVVKELESMKSTTCQL from the coding sequence GAGCAACTGATAGGGGATATCGTCAAGGATGCCGAACACCGTCTGCTTTATCTGTATATGGGGGTCGGGACATCGTTTGTGCTGGGCACCGTAGGTTTCCTGATCGGCAGGACCGGTGATGAGCTGCAACAGCGCGCCCATGAGCTGGATGAACTGCATCAGGAGGTCGCCTCCCAGAAAGAGGTCTTTGAAAACCGCTTCAAGGTACTGGACAGTAACGTTAAAAACTTCCATCAGATCAGTAGCAAAATTCAGACTTCGCTGAATCTTGAAGAGGTGTTGCTACTCTGTGCTGAAGGTCTGCACGATGTGCTGGGCTATGAGCGGGTTAATATCCTGATGACGACCAAAAATGGCCGTAGCCTGCGCTTTGTGACCGCCACCGGCAGTCTGTCCCGCGATATAGACGGGCTGGAGCTCCCCCTTGATTCTTCAATCGGGGTGATCTACCGCAGTATCAGCGAACGCAAGCCATACCTGATTGATGACATTACCCGCTATGATGAAAGTTATCATTTGCAACCTCCCCATGACCGGATTGAGGTGTTACGCTCCAAAAACTTCATCATCTGTCCCATGGTGGTCAAGGGTGAGGCCCTGGGTGCTTTCGCCATTGATAACAAACACTCCCGTCGGGCTTTGAATGAGTCTGATCTTGATACGATCATGCTGTTTGCCGATCAGGTTGCCAACAGCATCACCCGTATCAACCTGTTGACCTCGATTGATACCCTGACCAGCGAACTTGAAAGCTCGTTCTCGTTCCTGCTATCCCACCGTGACCAGTATTCGCGCAATGTTGAGGAGTTGAAAGCCAGTATCGAGTCGGTGGTGGATGGCGCGGCAGTAATCGCTTCTGCAGCGGAAGGTTCCACCGCCTCGGTGGATGAAACCAGTACGGCGGTAAACGAGATCTCGGTGGCCATTGAAGAGGTCTCCCGCAACCTGGATACCCTGGCCGGGATCGTGCATCAATCAGCTTCGGCCATGGAAGAAATTACCGGCAATATTACCAGTGTTGAGCGTAGCGCTGCCATCTCCCACGAGGTCTCCAGCCAGGTGCAGGCCCAGACCGAAGAGGGGCGTACGGCGGTCAACGAGACCATCGGCTCTCTGGCAGAGATTCAGCATTCGGTTGAGGAATCCTACGCCGGTATAACCCGTCTGGCTGAGAAAAGTACCCGGATCGAGAATATCGTCAATGTCATCAACGATATCACCAAGCGGACCAACCTGTTGGCCCTGAACGCTTCAATCATCGCGGCTCAGGCCGGTGAATACGGCAAGAGCTTTGGCGTGGTGGCGGACGAGATCCGCAACCTCTCACTGCAGACCGGCCATTCCACCGGAGAGATCACCGGCATTATTGACGAGATCATGTTTGAGTCCCGCCACGCTGCTGACAATATTACCGCAACCAAAGGGCTGGTGGTGCGGGGGGTTGAGCTGGGGCATGTGATGGGTGAGACCCTGCAGGCGATCTATGACCGTTCGGTATGCTCAATGGAGATGACCTCGGAGATCAAGCAGGCCACGGAAGAACAGTCGCTGAGTGTCCAAATGGTGGCCCGCTCCATGGAGGATATCAGCAGCATGACCTCCCAGATCTTTAACGGTTCCAAGGACCAGGCCAAGGCCACCCGCAGTATTGCCCGGGCGATTGAAACGGTTAAGGAGATGGCCCACGAAATGGTGCAGTCTACTTCCAGCCAGGTTGAGGACGGTCGCAGGATCAGGCGCACGGTGGAGTCGGTCAGTGCCATGGTCTATCAGATGTTTGATAACATGGAGGCCCGTCGTGCCCAGTCGTCAGAGGTGGTCAAGGAGCTGGAGTCGATGAAAAGTACCACCTGCCAGTTGTAG